One genomic segment of Pristiophorus japonicus isolate sPriJap1 chromosome 8, sPriJap1.hap1, whole genome shotgun sequence includes these proteins:
- the LOC139268106 gene encoding uncharacterized protein, with protein sequence MARNEEKQLGKLNRLWLQKEKEEGRLREIHQNRPKLSSLNSAVGVKKWIPSIKTEIEYYLQQSQLCHYSERKIKEFQDHIEELQKEYQRYLWKLRRLDPSHKEHPWKPRAYTRKRPPNLATQTINELGILHNLKRQCTPLSNKTEDVTPECDSDEESDEGRERSHRSPRIPDGVLYDCSTVNPDFQDQPLTFNPARVPPRFSLHLTPKNTSGEDSHHMTKVLLSQLPNLQASSSCGTAAELNKEEDTCALKIREDSQGSLLQSECSGILGLSCYSSDEDT encoded by the exons ATGGCCCGCAATGAAGAGAAGCAGCTGGGGAAACTGAACCGGCTGTGGCTGCAGAAGGAGAAGGAGG AGGGTCGCCTGAGAGAGATTCATCAAAACCGACCCAAACTG TCTTCATTGAATTCAGCTGTTGGAGTTAAAAAATGGATTCCAAGCATCAAGACTGAGATTGAGTATTATCTGCAG CAATCACAACTATGCCATTACTCTGAGAGGAAGATAAAGGAATTCCAGGATCATATTGAAGAACTTCAGAAGGAGTATCAGCGTTACTTGTGGAAGCTGCGTCGGTTAGATCCTTCCCACAAGGAGCACCCTTGGAAACCCCGTGCTTACACTCGGAAAAGACCTCCTAACTTAGCAACACAGACCATCAACGAACTGG GAATATTGCACAATTTGAAACGACAATGCACACCTCTATCAAACAAAACAGAAGATGTAACTCCTGAGTGTGACTCTGATGAGGAATCTGATGAAGGAAGGGAAAGGAGCCACCGAAGCCCACGGATACCAGATGGTGTCCTCTATGACTGTTCAACGGTTAACCCTGATTTTCAGGACCAGCCCCTGACTTTTAATCCTGCTAGAGTTCCACCAAGATTTTCTTTGCACTTAACTCCAAAAAATACATCCGGAGAGGACTCGCACCATATGACCAAAGTTCTTCTGTCTCAGTTACCAAACTTACAAGCTTCATCTTCCTGTGGAACTGCAGCAGAGTTGAACAAAGAGGAAGACACATGTGCCTTAAAGATCAGGGAAGATTCCCAGGGGTCCCTTTTGCAAAGTGAATGCTCTGGAATCCTGGGATTGTCTTGCTATTCTTCAGATGAAGATACATAA